From a region of the Fusarium verticillioides 7600 chromosome 9, whole genome shotgun sequence genome:
- a CDS encoding UDPglucose 6-dehydrogenase, producing the protein MSSNGTQEAPIEVRRICCVGAGYVGGPTAAVVAFQNPNIQVTVVDRDTTRIRRWNSRHPPIYEPGLHDIVRIARDGGRPTKISNEPTTDSEGSSAEEGEIAVAERKPNLFFSTDIAKHIGEADIVLVAVNTPTKYRGVGAGSATDMTAFEAVTGVVAQYAREGAIIVEKSTVPCRTAQLVADTLNMHRPGVHFEILSNPEFLAAGTAVNDLLYPDRILIGSAPTPSGKRAAEALVKVYNAWIPRERILTTNVWSSELAKLVANSMLAQRISSINSISAVCEQTGADVDEVARAVGVDPRIGNKFLMAGIGFGGSCFKKDVLNLVYLAETMGLPEVAEYWRQVVKMNEYARDRFSNRVIKCLNNTLVGKKVTILGFAFKKNTSDTREAPALEMIKTLLEERPREVAVFDPCCNPLVIKAEIKELLGPLAEGHNITVHGNAYDACDSSTAIIIATEFDEFRNQPPPPPAPTPAVQSKTIGRKPNPKADPRPFESATPSANELLALHKHLVQRADVQSHDPLDRFNVEPSCEDDCPDCIQERESKDTGFATGMGSSEEYKPKERVDWVRISESMAKPRWVFDGRGVIDSREMVKLGVRVESVGRQHRF; encoded by the exons atgtcttcaaACGGTACTCAGGAGGCCCCCATTGAGGTCCGCCGCATCTGCTGTGTCGGTGCTGGTTACGTTG GTGGCCCTACCGCTGCTGTCGTCGCTTTCCAGAACCCCAACATTCAGGTCACTGTTGTTGACCGAGACACTACCCGCATTCGCCGTTGGAATTCCCGCCACCCCCCTATCTACGAGCCCGGTCTGCACGATATCGTCCGAATTGCCCGTGATGGTGGCCGACCTACCAAGATCTCCAATGAGCCTACCACTGACAGTGAGGGTTCCTCTGCCGAGGAGGGCGAGATCGCCGTCGCTGAGCGCAAGCCCAACCTGTTCTTTTCCACCGACATTGCCAAGCACATTGGCGAGGCCGATATTGTGCTTGTTGCCGTTAACACTCCCACCAAGTACCGTGGTGTTGGTGCCGGCAGCGCCACTGACATGACCGCTTTCGAGGCTGTCACCGGTGTTGTTGCTCAGTACGCCCGCGAGGGCGCCATCATTGTCGAGAAGTCGACTGTTCCTTGCCGAACTGCCCAGCTTGTCGCTGATACT CTTAACATGCACCGCCCTGGTGTCCATTTCGAGATTCTCTCCAACCCCgagttcttggctgctggtaCCGCCGTCAACGATCTCCTCTACCCTGACCGTATCCTGATCGGTTCTGCTCCTACCCCCTCTGGTAAGCGAGCTGCCGAGGCTCTCGTCAAGGTTTACAACGCCTGGATTCCTCGTGAGCGCATTTTGACCACCAACGTCTGGTCTTCCGAGCTCGCTAAGCTTGTTGCCAACTCTATGCTGGCTCAGCGTATCTCCTCCATTAACTCTATCTCCGCTGTCTGCGAGCAGACTGGCGcggatgttgatgaggttgccCGTGCTGTCGGTGTTGACCCCCGTATTGGTAAcaagttcttgatggctgGTATCGGTTTCGGTGGCAgctgcttcaagaaggatgttctcaacctcgtctACCTTGCTGAGACCATGGGTCTTCCCGAGGTCGCTGAGTATTGGCGCCaggttgtcaagatgaaCGAGTATGCCCGTGACCGTTTCTCCAACCGTGTCATCAAGTgcctcaacaacacccttgttggcaagaaggttaccattcttggctttgctttcaagaagaacaccTCCGATACCCGTGAAGCTCCCGctcttgagatgatcaagacCCTTCTTGAGGAGCGCCCCCGTGAGGTGGCTGTCTTCGATCCCTGCTGTAACCCTCTGGTTATTAaggccgagatcaaggaactCCTCGGACCCCTCGCTGAGGGACATAACATCACCGTTCACGGCAATGCCTACGATGCTTGCGACTCCAGtaccgccatcatcattgctaCCGAGTTCGACGAGTTCCGCAaccagcctcctcctcctcccgcCCCTACACCTGCCGTCCAGTCCAAGACCATTGGCCGCAAGCCCAACCCCAAGGCCGACCCTCGTCCTTTCGAGAGCGCCACCCCCAGTGCCAACGAGCTCCTCGCTCTCCACAAGCACCTTGTGCAACGTGCCGATGTCCAGTCCCATGACCCTCTGGACCGCTTCAACGTCGAGCCCAGCTGTGAAGATGACTGCCCCGACTGCATCCAGGAGCGTGAGAGCAAGGACACTGGCTTCGCTACAGGAATGGGAAGCTCCGAGGAGTACAAGCCGAAGGAGCGCGTTGACTGGGTCCGCATTTCTGAGAGCATGGCCAAGCCCCGCTGGGTCTTTGATGGCCGTGGTGTCATCGACTCTCGCGAgatggtcaagcttggcgTTCGCGTCGAGAGTGTTGGTCGCCAGCACCGCTTCTAG
- a CDS encoding UDPglucose 6-dehydrogenase — protein MTARLSTPRNAIHHSHNAIEFQQTNKLHTGGPTAAVVAFQNPNIQVTVVDRDTTRIRRWNSRHPPIYEPGLHDIVRIARDGGRPTKISNEPTTDSEGSSAEEGEIAVAERKPNLFFSTDIAKHIGEADIVLVAVNTPTKYRGVGAGSATDMTAFEAVTGVVAQYAREGAIIVEKSTVPCRTAQLVADTLNMHRPGVHFEILSNPEFLAAGTAVNDLLYPDRILIGSAPTPSGKRAAEALVKVYNAWIPRERILTTNVWSSELAKLVANSMLAQRISSINSISAVCEQTGADVDEVARAVGVDPRIGNKFLMAGIGFGGSCFKKDVLNLVYLAETMGLPEVAEYWRQVVKMNEYARDRFSNRVIKCLNNTLVGKKVTILGFAFKKNTSDTREAPALEMIKTLLEERPREVAVFDPCCNPLVIKAEIKELLGPLAEGHNITVHGNAYDACDSSTAIIIATEFDEFRNQPPPPPAPTPAVQSKTIGRKPNPKADPRPFESATPSANELLALHKHLVQRADVQSHDPLDRFNVEPSCEDDCPDCIQERESKDTGFATGMGSSEEYKPKERVDWVRISESMAKPRWVFDGRGVIDSREMVKLGVRVESVGRQHRF, from the exons ATGACTGCGCGCTTATCAACCCCTCGAAATGCTATACACCACTCCCATAACGCAATTGAGTTCCAACAAACTAACAAACTTCACACAGGTGGCCCTACCGCTGCTGTCGTCGCTTTCCAGAACCCCAACATTCAGGTCACTGTTGTTGACCGAGACACTACCCGCATTCGCCGTTGGAATTCCCGCCACCCCCCTATCTACGAGCCCGGTCTGCACGATATCGTCCGAATTGCCCGTGATGGTGGCCGACCTACCAAGATCTCCAATGAGCCTACCACTGACAGTGAGGGTTCCTCTGCCGAGGAGGGCGAGATCGCCGTCGCTGAGCGCAAGCCCAACCTGTTCTTTTCCACCGACATTGCCAAGCACATTGGCGAGGCCGATATTGTGCTTGTTGCCGTTAACACTCCCACCAAGTACCGTGGTGTTGGTGCCGGCAGCGCCACTGACATGACCGCTTTCGAGGCTGTCACCGGTGTTGTTGCTCAGTACGCCCGCGAGGGCGCCATCATTGTCGAGAAGTCGACTGTTCCTTGCCGAACTGCCCAGCTTGTCGCTGATACT CTTAACATGCACCGCCCTGGTGTCCATTTCGAGATTCTCTCCAACCCCgagttcttggctgctggtaCCGCCGTCAACGATCTCCTCTACCCTGACCGTATCCTGATCGGTTCTGCTCCTACCCCCTCTGGTAAGCGAGCTGCCGAGGCTCTCGTCAAGGTTTACAACGCCTGGATTCCTCGTGAGCGCATTTTGACCACCAACGTCTGGTCTTCCGAGCTCGCTAAGCTTGTTGCCAACTCTATGCTGGCTCAGCGTATCTCCTCCATTAACTCTATCTCCGCTGTCTGCGAGCAGACTGGCGcggatgttgatgaggttgccCGTGCTGTCGGTGTTGACCCCCGTATTGGTAAcaagttcttgatggctgGTATCGGTTTCGGTGGCAgctgcttcaagaaggatgttctcaacctcgtctACCTTGCTGAGACCATGGGTCTTCCCGAGGTCGCTGAGTATTGGCGCCaggttgtcaagatgaaCGAGTATGCCCGTGACCGTTTCTCCAACCGTGTCATCAAGTgcctcaacaacacccttgttggcaagaaggttaccattcttggctttgctttcaagaagaacaccTCCGATACCCGTGAAGCTCCCGctcttgagatgatcaagacCCTTCTTGAGGAGCGCCCCCGTGAGGTGGCTGTCTTCGATCCCTGCTGTAACCCTCTGGTTATTAaggccgagatcaaggaactCCTCGGACCCCTCGCTGAGGGACATAACATCACCGTTCACGGCAATGCCTACGATGCTTGCGACTCCAGtaccgccatcatcattgctaCCGAGTTCGACGAGTTCCGCAaccagcctcctcctcctcccgcCCCTACACCTGCCGTCCAGTCCAAGACCATTGGCCGCAAGCCCAACCCCAAGGCCGACCCTCGTCCTTTCGAGAGCGCCACCCCCAGTGCCAACGAGCTCCTCGCTCTCCACAAGCACCTTGTGCAACGTGCCGATGTCCAGTCCCATGACCCTCTGGACCGCTTCAACGTCGAGCCCAGCTGTGAAGATGACTGCCCCGACTGCATCCAGGAGCGTGAGAGCAAGGACACTGGCTTCGCTACAGGAATGGGAAGCTCCGAGGAGTACAAGCCGAAGGAGCGCGTTGACTGGGTCCGCATTTCTGAGAGCATGGCCAAGCCCCGCTGGGTCTTTGATGGCCGTGGTGTCATCGACTCTCGCGAgatggtcaagcttggcgTTCGCGTCGAGAGTGTTGGTCGCCAGCACCGCTTCTAG